The DNA segment CAGTCCACTTCATAAACTGCTGCGACTGCTCTTTGGTGATGGGCAGCCAGGGCAAAATTGGCTCTGACTGACCGTACTTTTCGCCCAGCTGCTCTTTGCGTCGTTTTGATTCGCCCATGGGTCTACCCTGCCAGATTTTACCTGTTACGTTACTACCTGTTGCGTCACCAGATGGCTGCGATCGCGCTAGTGTTCAGTCAAAAAAATAACGACGGGAAATGGGACTTAGGGAAAACGGTTCACGGTCAGCGGTTTAAGGCGAGCCGTGAACCGTTGACCATAGACCGTCCACCCGCCACATTTAACTTGACTGCCTCCTAG comes from the Nodosilinea sp. PGN35 genome and includes:
- a CDS encoding DUF2839 domain-containing protein — its product is MGESKRRKEQLGEKYGQSEPILPWLPITKEQSQQFMKWTGRGTWGAIVVVIAFWITLRFIGPSLGWWTLAD